One stretch of Vulpes lagopus strain Blue_001 chromosome 12, ASM1834538v1, whole genome shotgun sequence DNA includes these proteins:
- the FAAP100 gene encoding Fanconi anemia core complex-associated protein 100 isoform X1 produces MASLAPRVDYLAAFRCPLGGPAAGKPHVLCRGAELFVSTGRELVYVYDQEGRLLTAAYRLPGQVWHLELSRPRGTLYVLCARKGIYGLALAPGRASRSVSQGDGEDRDSEDSADGEPPCTVIPVDPEACVLPDATLCAFTVVDNMLVTLAQGPARWKVQLFECPCPGDDARPGGQVGEVELSTYSPLAGTLGEPAAPRSLPVLCCVSPPGSSALHGHVRGSGGFAGFTLEQALFGLLFGVDASLLESPVIVCGLPDGQLCCVVLKNLVTSRLSPGDPKALVKILHHLEEPVVFIGALKTESSAEDTHPDCLVALGHHGRILAIRASWDEAGNLVPDLRECRLPGPVLCAACGAGGQVYYSTPSELCVVDLAAGGAPWKPEQPDGGPGELPSPLCPISLGICSVVTLSVLSEMPEGGARLLALSTGGRLMICSLALSSDAPCPGRATVADSGQKIKELLCDIGTVSERVSSLKKAVDQRNKALTCLNEAMNVSCILLASREGPRPISCTTSTAWSRLQLRDVLTATLRLQNDSGFRLDRGWALCVQVLTSSQAPDPDVADSATTYTIPVDQLGPGDRREVTLPLGPGEDGALDLPVTVSCALHYSLREVVGEALAPSESFKDSCLDEGPPAVLPEQDGICLPLSEHTVDLLQCLRFPGLAAPHTQAASLLGPACDPVDTFLGTLLGPRGEPAGPASLRAKFLPPSVATIKVSAELLRAAVGPSHSGTSLCCAILQWLLAENTALEAMRTQPLSSVQGVAPDGTEVHLTIQEVTVTQVCAAGPLQAIEIQVESSSLATLCGAHHAVIGRLQRMVVQQAAQSCSPPDVRVQYLRQIHANHEALLQEVQTLRDRLCTEDEASSCTTAERLLQVYRQLRSPSLLLV; encoded by the exons ATGGCCAGCCTGGCGCCGCGGGTGGACTACCTGGCGGCCTTCCGCTGCCCGCTCGGGGGCCCGGCGGCGGGGAAGCCGCACGTGCTGTGCCGCGGGGCCGAGCTCTTCGTGTCCACCGGGCGCGAGCTGGTCTACGTGTACGACCAGGAGGGGCGGCTGCTGACC GCCGCCTACCGGCTCCCCGGGCAGGTGTGGCACCTGGAGCTGTCGCGCCCCCGCGGGACGCTCTACGTGCTGTGCGCCCGGAAGGGCATCTACGGCTTGGCCCTGGCGCCGGGCCGGGCGAGCAG GTCCGTGAGCCAAGGTGACGGGGAGGACAGGGACAGCGAGGACAGTGCGGACGGTGAGCCCCCTTGCACCGTGATCCCCGTGGACCCAGAGGCCTGCGTCCTCCCCGACGCCACTCTGTGTGCTTTCACTGTGGTCGACAACATGCTTGTCACCCTGGCACAAGGCCCTGCCCGGTGGAAGGTACAGCTGTTTGAGTGTCCCTGTCCAGGGGACGACGCCAGACCTGGAGGCCAAGTCGGCGAGGTGGAGTTGTCCACCTACAGCCCCCTGGCTGGGACCCTTGGGGAGCCCGCAGCCCCTCGCTCCCTGCCGGTGCTGTGCTGCGTGTCACCACCGGGTAGCAGCGCGCTGCACGGCCACGTGCGGGGCTCCGGGGGCTTCGCAGGCTTCACGCTGGAACAGGCTCTCTTTGGGCTACTCTTTGGAGTTGATGCCTCCCTCCTGGAATCACCCGTGATCGTCTGTGGCCTCCCCGATGGCCAGCTCTGCTGTGTGGTCTTGAAGAATCTGGTCACCTCACGGTTGTCCCCCGGTGACCCAAAGGCCCTTGTCAAGATCCTCCATCACCTAGAGGAACCCGTTGTTTTCATTGGGGCCTTGAAGACCGAGTCATCAGCTGAGGACACACACCCTGACTGCCTCGTGGCACTTGGTCACCACGGCCGGATCCTGGCCATCAGGGCCAGCTGGGACGAGGCAGGGAATCTGGTGCCAGACCTGCGGGAGTGCAGGCTCCCGGGGCCCGTGCTCTGTGCGGCCTGTGGCGCAGGTGGCCAAGTGTACTATAGCACCCCCTCGGAGCTCTGTGTCGTGGACCTGGCTGCCGGAGGCGCCCCCTGGAAGCCCGAGCAGCCTGACGGGGGCCCGGGAGAACTGCCATCTCCGCTGTGTCCCATAAGCTTAGGCATCTGCAGTGTCGTCACCCTGTCTGTGTTGTCCGAGATGCCTGAAG GGGGCGCCAGGCTCCTGGCCCTGTCCACTGGGGGCCGCCTCATGATCTGCAGCCTGGCCCTGAGCTCCGACGCACCGTGTCCCGGCAGAGCCACCGTGGCCGACAGCGGCCAGAAGATTAAGGAGCTGCTGTGTGACATCGGCACCGTGTCTGAGAG GGTATCTTCCCTGAAGAAGGCAGTCGACCAGCGGAACAAGGCCCTGACGTGCCTCAACGAAGCCATGAACGTGAGCTGCATCCTGCTGGCCAGCCGGGAGGGCCCCAGGCCCATCTCCTGCACCACCAGCACGGCCTGGAGCCGCCTGCAGCTGCGGGACGTGCTGACGGCCACCCTCCGGCTGCAGAACGACAGTGGCTTCCGTCTGGACCGGGGCTGGGCCTTGTGTGTGCAGGTGCTGACCAGCTCGCAAGCCCCAGACCCAGACGTGGCTGACTCGGCCACCACCTACACCATCCCCGTGGACCAGCTGGGCCCTGGTGATCGGCGGGAAGTGACGCTGCCGCTGGGCCCTGGTGAGGATGGCGCCCTGGACCTGCCCGTGACGGTGTCCTGCGCGCTGCACTACAGCCTCAGGGAGGTTGTGGGCGAGGCCCTGGCCCCCTCAGAGTCTTTCAAGGATTCCTGTTTGGATGAGGGCCCCCCCGCCGTGCTGCCCGAGCAGGACGGCATCTGCCTGCCCCTGAGTGAGCACACCGTGGACTTGCTGCAGTGCCTGCGCTTCCCTGGCCTGGCCGCACCCCACACGCAGGCTGCCAGCCTGCTGGGCCCCGCTTGCGACCCTGTGGACACCTTCTTGGGAACTCTCCTTGGGCCACGCGGCGAGCCAGCGGGACCTGCTTCCCTGCGGGCCAAGTTCCTGCCCCCGTCGGTGGCCacgatcaaggtgtcagcagagctgcTGAGGGCCGCCGTGGGGCCCAGTCACTCAG GCACGTCCCTGTGCTGTGCCATCCTGCAGTGGCTCCTCGCCGAGAACACCGCGCTGGAGGCCATGAGGACCCAACCGCTGTCCTCCGTCCAGGGAGTGGCCCCAGATGGCACCGAGGTCCACCTCACCATCCAAGAG GTGACCGTGACCCAGGTGTGTGCAGCAGGGCCCTTGCAGGCCATAGAGATCCAAGTGGAGAGCTCCTCTCTGGCCACCCTGTGCGGGGCTCACCACGCTGTCATTGGGCGTCTGCAG AGGATGGTGGTGCAGCAGGCTGCCCAGAGCTGCAGCCCGCCTGACGTCCGTGTGCAGTATCTCCGCCAGATCCACGCCAACCACGAG gcgcTGCTGCAGGAGGTGCAGACCCTTCGGGACCGGCTGTGCACGGAGGACGAAGCCAGCTCCTGCACCACTGCCGAGAGGCTCCTGCAAGTGTACAGGCAGCTGCGGAGTCCCAGCCTCCTCCTGGTGTGA
- the FAAP100 gene encoding Fanconi anemia core complex-associated protein 100 isoform X2, with translation MASLAPRVDYLAAFRCPLGGPAAGKPHVLCRGAELFVSTGRELVYVYDQEGRLLTAAYRLPGQVWHLELSRPRGTLYVLCARKGIYGLALAPGRASRSVSQGDGEDRDSEDSADGEPPCTVIPVDPEACVLPDATLCAFTVVDNMLVTLAQGPARWKVQLFECPCPGDDARPGGQVGEVELSTYSPLAGTLGEPAAPRSLPVLCCVSPPGSSALHGHVRGSGGFAGFTLEQALFGLLFGVDASLLESPVIVCGLPDGQLCCVVLKNLVTSRLSPGDPKALVKILHHLEEPVVFIGALKTESSAEDTHPDCLVALGHHGRILAIRASWDEAGNLVPDLRECRLPGPVLCAACGAGGQVYYSTPSELCVVDLAAGGAPWKPEQPDGGPGELPSPLCPISLGICSVVTLSVLSEMPEGGARLLALSTGGRLMICSLALSSDAPCPGRATVADSGQKIKELLCDIGTVSERVSSLKKAVDQRNKALTCLNEAMNVSCILLASREGPRPISCTTSTAWSRLQLRDVLTATLRLQNDSGFRLDRGWALCVQVLTSSQAPDPDVADSATTYTIPVDQLGPGDRREVTLPLGPGEDGALDLPVTVSCALHYSLREVVGEALAPSESFKDSCLDEGPPAVLPEQDGICLPLSEHTVDLLQCLRFPGLAAPHTQAASLLGPACDPVDTFLGTLLGPRGEPAGPASLRAKFLPPSVATIKVSAELLRAAVGPSHSGTSLCCAILQWLLAENTALEAMRTQPLSSVQGVAPDGTEVHLTIQEASRGDRDPGVCSRALAGHRDPSGELLSGHPVRGSPRCHWASAEDGGAAGCPELQPA, from the exons ATGGCCAGCCTGGCGCCGCGGGTGGACTACCTGGCGGCCTTCCGCTGCCCGCTCGGGGGCCCGGCGGCGGGGAAGCCGCACGTGCTGTGCCGCGGGGCCGAGCTCTTCGTGTCCACCGGGCGCGAGCTGGTCTACGTGTACGACCAGGAGGGGCGGCTGCTGACC GCCGCCTACCGGCTCCCCGGGCAGGTGTGGCACCTGGAGCTGTCGCGCCCCCGCGGGACGCTCTACGTGCTGTGCGCCCGGAAGGGCATCTACGGCTTGGCCCTGGCGCCGGGCCGGGCGAGCAG GTCCGTGAGCCAAGGTGACGGGGAGGACAGGGACAGCGAGGACAGTGCGGACGGTGAGCCCCCTTGCACCGTGATCCCCGTGGACCCAGAGGCCTGCGTCCTCCCCGACGCCACTCTGTGTGCTTTCACTGTGGTCGACAACATGCTTGTCACCCTGGCACAAGGCCCTGCCCGGTGGAAGGTACAGCTGTTTGAGTGTCCCTGTCCAGGGGACGACGCCAGACCTGGAGGCCAAGTCGGCGAGGTGGAGTTGTCCACCTACAGCCCCCTGGCTGGGACCCTTGGGGAGCCCGCAGCCCCTCGCTCCCTGCCGGTGCTGTGCTGCGTGTCACCACCGGGTAGCAGCGCGCTGCACGGCCACGTGCGGGGCTCCGGGGGCTTCGCAGGCTTCACGCTGGAACAGGCTCTCTTTGGGCTACTCTTTGGAGTTGATGCCTCCCTCCTGGAATCACCCGTGATCGTCTGTGGCCTCCCCGATGGCCAGCTCTGCTGTGTGGTCTTGAAGAATCTGGTCACCTCACGGTTGTCCCCCGGTGACCCAAAGGCCCTTGTCAAGATCCTCCATCACCTAGAGGAACCCGTTGTTTTCATTGGGGCCTTGAAGACCGAGTCATCAGCTGAGGACACACACCCTGACTGCCTCGTGGCACTTGGTCACCACGGCCGGATCCTGGCCATCAGGGCCAGCTGGGACGAGGCAGGGAATCTGGTGCCAGACCTGCGGGAGTGCAGGCTCCCGGGGCCCGTGCTCTGTGCGGCCTGTGGCGCAGGTGGCCAAGTGTACTATAGCACCCCCTCGGAGCTCTGTGTCGTGGACCTGGCTGCCGGAGGCGCCCCCTGGAAGCCCGAGCAGCCTGACGGGGGCCCGGGAGAACTGCCATCTCCGCTGTGTCCCATAAGCTTAGGCATCTGCAGTGTCGTCACCCTGTCTGTGTTGTCCGAGATGCCTGAAG GGGGCGCCAGGCTCCTGGCCCTGTCCACTGGGGGCCGCCTCATGATCTGCAGCCTGGCCCTGAGCTCCGACGCACCGTGTCCCGGCAGAGCCACCGTGGCCGACAGCGGCCAGAAGATTAAGGAGCTGCTGTGTGACATCGGCACCGTGTCTGAGAG GGTATCTTCCCTGAAGAAGGCAGTCGACCAGCGGAACAAGGCCCTGACGTGCCTCAACGAAGCCATGAACGTGAGCTGCATCCTGCTGGCCAGCCGGGAGGGCCCCAGGCCCATCTCCTGCACCACCAGCACGGCCTGGAGCCGCCTGCAGCTGCGGGACGTGCTGACGGCCACCCTCCGGCTGCAGAACGACAGTGGCTTCCGTCTGGACCGGGGCTGGGCCTTGTGTGTGCAGGTGCTGACCAGCTCGCAAGCCCCAGACCCAGACGTGGCTGACTCGGCCACCACCTACACCATCCCCGTGGACCAGCTGGGCCCTGGTGATCGGCGGGAAGTGACGCTGCCGCTGGGCCCTGGTGAGGATGGCGCCCTGGACCTGCCCGTGACGGTGTCCTGCGCGCTGCACTACAGCCTCAGGGAGGTTGTGGGCGAGGCCCTGGCCCCCTCAGAGTCTTTCAAGGATTCCTGTTTGGATGAGGGCCCCCCCGCCGTGCTGCCCGAGCAGGACGGCATCTGCCTGCCCCTGAGTGAGCACACCGTGGACTTGCTGCAGTGCCTGCGCTTCCCTGGCCTGGCCGCACCCCACACGCAGGCTGCCAGCCTGCTGGGCCCCGCTTGCGACCCTGTGGACACCTTCTTGGGAACTCTCCTTGGGCCACGCGGCGAGCCAGCGGGACCTGCTTCCCTGCGGGCCAAGTTCCTGCCCCCGTCGGTGGCCacgatcaaggtgtcagcagagctgcTGAGGGCCGCCGTGGGGCCCAGTCACTCAG GCACGTCCCTGTGCTGTGCCATCCTGCAGTGGCTCCTCGCCGAGAACACCGCGCTGGAGGCCATGAGGACCCAACCGCTGTCCTCCGTCCAGGGAGTGGCCCCAGATGGCACCGAGGTCCACCTCACCATCCAAGAGGCAAGCAGGG GTGACCGTGACCCAGGTGTGTGCAGCAGGGCCCTTGCAGGCCATAGAGATCCAAGTGGAGAGCTCCTCTCTGGCCACCCTGTGCGGGGCTCACCACGCTGTCATTGGGCGTCTGCAG AGGATGGTGGTGCAGCAGGCTGCCCAGAGCTGCAGCCCGCCTGA